The DNA window GTACCGCGCCGAGGGCTACCCCGAGATGCCGATGGTGCCGCACGGCCAGGCGGTCTCGGCGACGGCGGCCGCGGTGTTCCGCTGGACCTACCCCGCCGATCCCGCACGCCACCTGCGTGCGGCGGAACTGCTCTCCGGCCGCACGTTCACCAAGACCGACGGTGCCGAGGCGCTCGCGAGCGTGCTCACCGAGCTGATGACCGACATCGGCATGCCGTCCGGGTTGCGCAGCTTCGGCTACACCGAAGAAGACGTGCCCGAGCTCGTCGACGGGACGCTCAAGCAGACACGCCAGCTCGCGGTGGTCCCCCGCCCGCTCGACCGGTCCGCGGCCGAGCAGATCTTCCTGCAGTCCCTGTGACCGACACCTTGGAGGAGCACGGGTATGACCGGCAACGAAAGCACCGACCGTCGTGAGCTCCGCACCGTCGTGGCGTCCAGCGTCATCGGGACCACGGTCGAGTGGTATGACTTCTTCCTCTACGGCACCGCCGCCGGGATCGTGTTCAACAAGTTCTACTTCCCCAGTGACGATCCCCTAGTAGGCACGCTCCTGTCGTTCGCGACCTTCGCGCTCGGCTTCATCGCGCGGCCGATCGGCGGGCTGATCTTCGGCCACATCGGCGACCGCGTCGGGCGCAAGCGGACGCTCATCGCGACCATGCTGATCATGGGGCTGGCGACCTGCGCGATCGGGCTCATCCCCACCTACGACACGATCGGCGTGGCCGCGCCGATCATCCTCGTGCTCCTGCGGCTCGCACAGGGCGTCGCCATCGGCGGCGAATGGGGCGGCGCCGTGCTGATGGCGGTGGAGTACGCGCCCAAGGGCAAACGCGGGTTCTACGGGAGCTTCCCGCAGATGGGACTCGCGCTCGGGCTCATGCTGGGCACCGGGGTCTTCGCCGGGCTGAACTCGCTGATGCCCAGCGACGCCTTCCTGACGTGGGGTTGGCGGATCGCGTTCGAACTGTCCGCGATCCTGGTGCTGGTCGGCATGGTCATCCGGCTGAAGGTCATCGAGACGCCCGCCTTCCGCAAGATGGAAGAGCACGAGGCGAAGGCGACGGTGCCCGCGCTCGAACTCGCCAAGGACCGGCGCTCACGGCGCCACGTCCTGCTCGGCATGGGCAGCAGGTTGCACGAGGGCATCGCGTTCAACACCTGGGCGGTCTTCTCGATCTCCTACGGCACCGGCACGATCGGGATGAGCCGCCAGCCGCTGCTGCTGGGCGTGATGGCGGCCGCGGCGGTGATGCTGGTGTTCATCCCGGTGTTCGGCCGCGCGTCCGACCGCTTCGGGCGGCGGCAGGTGTTCGCCATCGGCGCGATCCTCACCGGGGTCGCGGCGTACCCGGCGCTCGCGTCGCTCGGCACCGCCAAGCCGGTGCTCGTCGCGGTGTCACTGGTCGTGGTGCTCGGCGTCTGCTACCCGATCATGTACGGGCCGCAGGCGGCGTTCTACGCCGAGCTGTTCCCCACCCCGGTCCGCTGCACGGGGATTTCCTTCGTGTACCAGTTCTCCGGCATCTTCGCCTCCGGGATGACGCCGTTGATCCTGGCGTGGCTCGTCGGCGCGGCGGGCGGCGGCTACGGCCTCGTGCTGGCCTACGTGCTCGTCGCGACGGTGGTGAGCACGGCCTGCACGCTGGCCATCCGGAAACGGGATCTGATCACCGAGGAAGTCGAAGCGGGCGAAGTCCCCGGTGCGCTTCGGGTTTCCCCGGCCTGACGCCGTTCAGAGGGCGGGCGGCGTGCCTTCGGGTGCGTCGCCCGCCGCCTGCGTGGCGCTGATCAGGGCCATCACCTCGATGTCCCGCGCGGAGCAGCCCCGCGAAAGATCGTTGAGCGGCAAGCGAAGGCCCTGCAGCACGGGCCCGAGCGCGGTCGCGCCGCCGAACCGCTCGGCGATCTTGTACCCGATGTTGCCCGCGTCGAGGTTGGGGAAGACGACGATGTTCGCGTGCCCG is part of the Amycolatopsis sp. CA-230715 genome and encodes:
- a CDS encoding MFS transporter; the encoded protein is MTGNESTDRRELRTVVASSVIGTTVEWYDFFLYGTAAGIVFNKFYFPSDDPLVGTLLSFATFALGFIARPIGGLIFGHIGDRVGRKRTLIATMLIMGLATCAIGLIPTYDTIGVAAPIILVLLRLAQGVAIGGEWGGAVLMAVEYAPKGKRGFYGSFPQMGLALGLMLGTGVFAGLNSLMPSDAFLTWGWRIAFELSAILVLVGMVIRLKVIETPAFRKMEEHEAKATVPALELAKDRRSRRHVLLGMGSRLHEGIAFNTWAVFSISYGTGTIGMSRQPLLLGVMAAAAVMLVFIPVFGRASDRFGRRQVFAIGAILTGVAAYPALASLGTAKPVLVAVSLVVVLGVCYPIMYGPQAAFYAELFPTPVRCTGISFVYQFSGIFASGMTPLILAWLVGAAGGGYGLVLAYVLVATVVSTACTLAIRKRDLITEEVEAGEVPGALRVSPA